In Hippocampus zosterae strain Florida chromosome 3, ASM2543408v3, whole genome shotgun sequence, a genomic segment contains:
- the LOC127597133 gene encoding uncharacterized protein LOC127597133 codes for MSIEMGSGASTTTTKGSRLGLVEDEQPDLVQTPTPVARIPTPVVRTTTPVVVRTPTPAVLSGETLLAYDGHEAVDVLSVTSDQVHSKEEDKEDEVTSSIVDPLMTETADEDDKEEMSVNFENFLHNNGTLYSCFEHHGNRVYVDDAQKLQPFPKEWYDMGRFISPNQEVSTQPPVTSVQPAAAVGEDDRTGSILIPGKGSVMTYMFEERVNVCRFWDPHSGMWLLLPLQWEMNVDVVQSRVHRVMSVLPGLLDQKEITAALRLCNYDSEEVISAYLTMFGEVLLHPNNDRSGETGCSDPNSFRALLERERVIDDLRQQLESKQREADEHLHRNELLVRETRHLGDTIQNLHRKTAELEADRQEAREKIRFLRSRQTPGVTSATNTTTSKPAGDPDRLRRAGELARELKVSAKQLRSWVILMLSDLKNALTQTEDVLKKMAEAQRQADGEAQTMRSLYQKEALERRTLYNKLLELQGNIRVFCRCRNITRPGTTSCLDQYDQQEVTLIHKNTRKKFFFDKVYGPTSTQEEVFAGTLPLITSCADGYNVCILAYGQTGSGKTFTMMGTKDKPGVNVRSIRELLRVCSLKEKVSYVLKISMLEIYNDTLNDLLAKNPTASSTLDIRVQGKFVSVPGLTHVEVRTEDDIINVMDTGEKNRKMAATKMNIHSSRSHLLVALEVCGNDSLSGESTRGTLTLGDLAGSERISRTEAEGPRLVEAAAINKSLTALGQVFAALKSNALHVPFRNCKLTHLLQPSLSGDAKCCVFVNVSPEAKDEVETLSTLQFGSSIRHVALGKATKNLTPTKGNKTK; via the exons ATGAGCATCGAGATGGGAAGTGGagcgtccaccaccaccaccaagggATCCCGTCTGGGCTTGGTGGAGGATGAACAGCCCGACCTGGTCCAGACTCCCACTCCTGTGGCCCGGATCCCCACTCCTGTGGTCCGGACCACAACCCCTGTGGTAGTAAGGACACCCACACCTGCAGTCCTGAGTGGAGAAACATTGCTG GCGTATGATGGACATGAAGCTGTGGATGTTCTGTCTGTCACGAGTGACCAGGTTCACTCCAAAGAGGAAGACAAAGAAGATGAAGTAACGTCAAGTATTGTCGATCCACTCATGACC GAAACGGCTGATGAGGATGATAAAGAGGAAATGTCTgtgaactttgagaattttctTCATAACAACGGAACTTTGTACAGCTGCTTTGAGCATCACGGAAACAGGGTCTATGTGGACGACGCTCAG AAGCTGCAGCCTTTCCCCAAGGAATGGTATGACATGGGACGCTTCATCAGCCCCAACCAGGAG GTCTCCACCCAGCCACCAGTCACCAGCGTACAGCCAGCGGCGGCAGTGGGTGAGGATGATCGCACAGGCAGTATCTTAATCCCAGGAAAAGGAAGCGTAATGACGTACATGTTTGAG GAGAGAGTGAACGTGTGCAGGTTTTGGGATCCTCATTCGGGCATGTGGCTTCTCCTGCCTCTCCAGTGGGAGATGAATGTGGACGTTGTGCAGAGCAGAGTCCACAGAGTCATG TCAGTCCTGCCAGGCCTGTTGGACCAGAAGGAAATTACTGCAGCACTGCGACTTTGTAACTATGATAGCGAAGAAGTCATCTCTGCCTACCTCACGATGTTTGGAGAGGTCCTCCTGCATCCGAATAATGATCGTAGCGGCGAAACAGGCTGCAGTGACCCCAACTCATTCAG AGCTCTTCTGGAGCGTGAACGTGTGATTGACGATCTGAGGCAGCAGCTTGAGTCCAAACAGAGAGAGGCGGACGAGCATCTACACAGGAACGAGCTCCTGGTTCGGGAGACTCGCCATCTTGGCGACACAATTCAAAACCTCCACCGCAAAACGGCTGAGCTGGAGGCCGACCGGCAGGAGGCCAGAGAGAAGATCCGGTTTCTGCGGAGTCGCCAGACGCCCGGGGTGACATCAGCCACAAACACCACCACTTCCAAGCCTGCTGGAGATCCAGATCGATTGCGCCGGGCTGGCGAACTGGCCCGAGAACTCAAGGTGTCTGCCAAACAGCTGAGGTCTTGGGTCATCCTGATGCTGAGTGACTTGAAGAACGCCCTGACCCAGACAGAGGACGTTCTGAAGAAGATGGCCGAGGCTCAGCGGCAAGCAGATGGCGAGGCACAGACGATGCGCTCGCTCTACCAGAAGGAGGCGTTAGAGAGACGCACTTTGTACAACAAGCTCCTTGAGCTGCAGGGGAACATCAGAGTGTTCTGCAGGTGCAGGAACATCACCAGACCAGGAACCACCTCATGTCTAGACCAGTATGACCAGCAGGAAGTCACGCTAATACATAAGAACACCAGGAAGaagtttttctttgacaaggtCTATGGACCCACCAGCACACAG GAGGAGGTTTTTGCCGGAACGTTGCCGCTTATCACTTCCTGTGCAGATGGATACAACGTATGCATTCTAGCATACGGGCAGACAGGCTCTGGAAAGACTTTCACGATGATGGGCACCAAGGACAAACCCGGAGTCAACGTCAG GTCCATACGGGAACTTCTCCGTGTGTGTTCACTCAAAGAGAAAGTGTCGTATGTTCTCAAG ATTTCCATGTTGGAGATTTACAACGACACTCTGAACGACCTGCTAGCGAAAAACCCTACCGCTTCCTCCACTCTGGACATCCGCGTGCAGGGTAAGTTTGTGTCTGTGCCGGGACTGACCCACGTGGAGGTTCGGACCgaggatgacatcatcaacgTCATGGACACTGGGGAGAAGAACAGGAAGATGGCTGCCACCAAGATGAACATACACAG TTCTCGCTCTCACTTGCTGGTAGCGCTGGAGGTTTGTGGCAATGACTCGTTGTCTGGAGAGAGTACACGGGGTACGTTGACCTTGGGCGACCTGGCCGGGTCCGAGCGTATCTCCCGGACGGAGGCCGAAGGCCCACGCTTAGTAGAGGCTGCCGCCATCAACAAGTCACTGACCGCGCTGGGACAG gtgtTTGCAGCTCTGAAGTCTAACGCCCTTCACGTGCCCTTCAGGAACTGTAAACTGACTCACCTTCTGCAGCCCAGCCTCAGCGGAGATGCCAAG TGTTGCGTTTTCGTCAACGTGAGTCCAGAAGCCAAGGATGAGGTGGAGACGCTCAGCACGCTCCAGTTTGGCTCGTCCATTCGTCACGTGGCACTGGGAAAAGCCACCAAGAACCTCACGCCGACCAAAGGCAACAAGACAAAATAG